Proteins encoded by one window of Desulfovibrio ferrophilus:
- a CDS encoding ARMT1-like domain-containing protein, with translation MPFSSEFTSVQNLHYGRSPALDAWLLHFLTENNLEHSIDPGKNASPEQIRFMVALKGEAQVYGPFSDRRLPLLLNTDLDQDLRDEYNAKWLALAGLVREFVADSADRKRILMLCAHKFRQVLVSPIMIPSRVIKRFITIFLTQSGLTDPYRERKAKYNRQAQEALESPEVDRLLNICPDASHRCERLTDFRFGLDMIELTRLIILSTLSDIWTGPYYQDACDRLNATDLCDDHALQILKTVFEPGQERSLRILYLPDTSGGLMFDLPIIRALIRQGHRVVLALKEGFYFEAPSFWDWEQDHVLSKALEDAHLFANPRASKNELLQAQREHPLLVISDGTREELNLYRCSVTFARAWKEADLILAKGEPHNRRLIQTGQEFTRDILCFHRNSDGAFQLHHKPCAEHVVKFNEYQLLDKADELIAAMRGAKASGRSVMFYSAVIGSIPGQTDTAIKLVDTHVRHLREKLEATFIINPAEHFEEGMDADDLMFMWERVQRSGLLNVWRFQTVADIERSFELMGKKIPPVWAGKDSTFSTGCTKEMRIALDMQQKNPELQIIGPSPDKFFRRSEYGVGKFSDETLS, from the coding sequence ATGCCCTTTTCCTCAGAGTTTACCAGCGTCCAAAATCTGCACTATGGCCGTTCACCGGCTCTTGACGCATGGCTGCTGCACTTTCTCACCGAAAACAATCTGGAGCATTCCATCGATCCGGGCAAGAACGCCTCGCCGGAACAGATTCGCTTCATGGTTGCCTTGAAGGGTGAAGCCCAGGTCTATGGCCCGTTCTCGGACCGTCGCCTGCCACTGTTGCTGAACACGGATCTGGATCAGGACCTAAGGGATGAATACAACGCCAAATGGCTGGCTCTGGCCGGACTGGTGCGCGAATTTGTAGCCGACTCCGCCGACCGCAAGCGCATCCTCATGCTCTGTGCTCACAAATTTCGTCAGGTTCTGGTCTCTCCCATCATGATCCCATCCAGGGTCATCAAACGGTTCATCACCATTTTCCTGACCCAGAGCGGACTGACCGATCCGTACAGGGAGCGCAAGGCCAAGTACAATCGTCAGGCTCAAGAGGCCCTTGAGTCACCCGAGGTGGACAGGCTGCTCAATATCTGCCCGGATGCGTCCCACCGCTGCGAACGGCTGACGGATTTTCGGTTCGGGCTGGACATGATCGAACTGACGCGCCTGATTATCCTGTCCACCTTGAGCGATATCTGGACCGGTCCCTACTATCAGGACGCCTGCGATCGGCTCAACGCTACGGATCTGTGCGACGACCATGCCCTGCAGATCCTGAAAACAGTTTTCGAACCCGGGCAGGAGCGCAGCCTGCGCATCCTCTACCTGCCCGACACCAGCGGTGGCCTGATGTTCGACCTGCCCATCATCCGGGCACTCATTCGCCAGGGGCACCGTGTGGTACTGGCTCTGAAGGAAGGATTCTATTTCGAAGCCCCTTCATTCTGGGACTGGGAGCAGGACCATGTGCTGAGCAAAGCCCTGGAGGATGCACACCTGTTTGCCAACCCTCGGGCCAGCAAAAACGAGTTGCTCCAGGCCCAGCGCGAACATCCGTTGCTGGTCATCTCTGACGGCACCCGTGAAGAACTGAACCTCTATCGCTGTAGCGTGACCTTCGCCCGAGCCTGGAAAGAAGCAGACCTGATCCTGGCAAAGGGAGAACCCCACAACAGGCGGCTGATCCAGACCGGCCAGGAATTCACCCGCGACATTCTGTGTTTTCACAGGAACTCCGACGGTGCATTCCAATTGCATCACAAGCCCTGCGCAGAGCACGTGGTCAAATTCAACGAGTACCAACTCCTGGACAAGGCCGACGAACTGATCGCCGCCATGCGAGGGGCCAAAGCCTCCGGACGTAGCGTCATGTTCTACAGCGCAGTCATCGGCTCCATCCCCGGGCAGACGGATACCGCCATCAAGCTGGTCGACACCCATGTCAGACACCTGCGCGAAAAGCTCGAAGCCACCTTCATCATCAATCCAGCCGAGCATTTCGAGGAAGGCATGGATGCCGATGATCTGATGTTCATGTGGGAACGCGTCCAGCGTAGTGGCCTGCTGAACGTCTGGCGCTTCCAGACCGTGGCCGACATCGAGCGCAGCTTCGAACTCATGGGCAAGAAGATTCCGCCGGTCTGGGCAGGGAAGGATTCGACCTTCTCCACGGGCTGCACCAAGGAAATGCGCATTGCCCTGGACATGCAACAGAAGAACCCGGAGCTACAGATCATCGGTCCCAGCCCGGACAAATTCTTCCGGCGCAGTGAATACGGAGTGGGCAAGTTCAGTGACGAGACCCTGAGCTGA